The genomic interval AACGCACAAATACAGGTGGTAGGGTAGAGGGGAGATTCTATTTTGGTGAGAATGTAGAGTTTTATGTGGGGAGTAATTATAACCACGATTCGCACGAGAGTCGCAATGGTGGAGGTGCGACTTTGCAAGATGCAAATAATGTGCTTAACCAAAAATACAATCCAAACTTTACTTTCAAAAATCTAGGGTTTTTCACACAAGGGCAATATCATTCACAATCAAACTTTGGTATAGCCTTTGGTGCAAGATATGATTATCTTGTAACAGAACGAAAACAGCTAGCAGCACGAAGTGCAGCAGAGGATAAAAATAACCTTGCAAGTGCCTTTGTGCGATATGAACATTATCTAGATAAATCCACATTATATGCGGGATTAGGTGTAGCGCAGAGAGGAGCGGACTTTTGGGAGCGAAGTAAGGCTAATGGTATGAATCTTTCACCAGAAACAAATACCCAGTTTGATGTGGGGCTTACTTATCAAGACGATGCATTTAAGAGTAAGGTTTCAGCCTATGCTTCGCATATGGCAAATTATATTTTAATCAACTATATTCCAGCAACAGCAAGTGCTTTTAATACCGATGCTTTTCTTGCAGGTGGGGAGGTAGAAGCAGAGTATATTGTGTGGGATAGTTTGCACTTCTATGGTTCACTTGCTTATACTTATGGTTTAAATCTAAGTACCAAACAAGGCTTACAATCTCATTCACCACTTCCACAAGTCGCCCCACTTCAGGCTCAAATCTCAAGCTTTTATGAGAATGGCAATTGGCTTTTACGCCTTGATGTAATTGCAAACGCCGTACAAAATCGTTATGCATTTAATTATGGTAATGTGGTGGGTAAGGATTTAGGGAATTCTAAAGGATTTGTAACGCTTAATCTTTATGGAGGCTACAAACATAAATATTTTATGCTTCTAGCAGGAGTAGATAATCTCACAAATACACTTTATGCTTATCATCTCTCTAAAAATGGCATAGACATTGGAGCATTAGATATTGCGCCCACAACTAGAATCTATGAGCCAGGACGCAGTATATGGACAAAAATGAGAGTGTATTTTTAAGCAGAATTTAAGGGGGGTATAATATCGCTTTTAGTAAGAATCTAAGGAGATTTTGATGAAAAAGCGATATTATATATTTTATGCTTTAGTAACTGCGCAGATTCTTAATGCAGATAGTTTGAGTGAAAGAAAAGCGGAACTTGAGCGAAAAATTCGTGAGATTGAATCTCAACAAGCCATAGAGGAACAAAAGAATTAGAAAAGCTTGAGCAGAGGCTCAAATCACTTCAATATTCCTATCCTGAAGAAAAATTACAAAATAATCCTGTGCAGCAGGATTTTGCGCAAACTAATAAAATCACACAAGAGCTTGATGAAGAATCTGATAAAATGTTTGGAAAAAATCGTAGCGGTGTGTTATTGGGCATTAGTGCGG from Helicobacter hepaticus ATCC 51449 carries:
- a CDS encoding TonB-dependent receptor domain-containing protein, encoding MGKIYVSMGVAMLFSTFAYADNILESAANERSNTSRGIVENKRVLPKSVVKAVFSKDLQSTTNITWQGKDTILHSGDIAKSMLQVPGFSMTRKGGGGSEVIFRSQVASRLPIFLNSGVLNGACGGRMDTTTTYIFPENYNRITFLKGPQDVRYGALISGGLLFERDILRLGKGSFNVDTSAMYGSFNRFDINANALAGGKYGSLQAIVSHYESADYRAGDRRIVHSAYNRESASLIGTFTPTSSTALEFDIDIGRGWASYADRAMDARTFDRISYNLALEQHINDTFDRLDVRLWHNAIDHIMDNFSHRPPQAINNNLYNISNPKRTNTGGRVEGRFYFGENVEFYVGSNYNHDSHESRNGGGATLQDANNVLNQKYNPNFTFKNLGFFTQGQYHSQSNFGIAFGARYDYLVTERKQLAARSAAEDKNNLASAFVRYEHYLDKSTLYAGLGVAQRGADFWERSKANGMNLSPETNTQFDVGLTYQDDAFKSKVSAYASHMANYILINYIPATASAFNTDAFLAGGEVEAEYIVWDSLHFYGSLAYTYGLNLSTKQGLQSHSPLPQVAPLQAQISSFYENGNWLLRLDVIANAVQNRYAFNYGNVVGKDLGNSKGFVTLNLYGGYKHKYFMLLAGVDNLTNTLYAYHLSKNGIDIGALDIAPTTRIYEPGRSIWTKMRVYF